The following are encoded in a window of Peromyscus eremicus chromosome 12, PerEre_H2_v1, whole genome shotgun sequence genomic DNA:
- the Dgcr8 gene encoding microprocessor complex subunit DGCR8, translating to METYESPSPLPREPAGEAMMENRACPFQVLPHEQSPPPPLQTSSDAEVMDVGSGGDGQSEPPAEDPFNFYGASLLSKGSFSKGRLLIDPNCSGHSPRTARHAPAVRKFSPDLKLLKDVKISVSFTESCRSKDRKVLYTGVERSTRAECSLLLSPVSGDVHACPFGGSVGNGIGLGGESADKKEEENELDQEKRVEYAVLDELEDFTDNLELDEEGTGGFTAKAIVQRDRVDEEALNFSYEDDFDNDVDALLEEGLCAPKKRRMEEKYGGDSDHPSDGETSVQPMMTKIKTVLKSRGRPPTEPLPDGWIMTFHNSGVPVYLHRESRVVTWSRPYFLGTGSIRKHDPPLSSIPCLHYKKMKDNEEREQNCDLMPSGEVSPVKPLGRSAELDFPLEEPDSMGGDSGSLDEKDPLGAEAAPGALGQVKAKVEVCKDESVDLEEFRTYLEKRFDFEQVTVKKFRTWAERRQFNREMKRKQAESERPILPANQKLITLSVQDAPTKKEFVINPNGKSEVCILHEYMQRVLKVRPVYNFFECENPSEPFGASVTIDGVTYGSGTASSKKLAKNKAARATLEILIPDFVKQTSEEKPKDSEELEYFNHISIEDSRVYELTSKAGLLSPYQILHECLKRNHGMGDTSIKFEVVPGKNQKSEYVMACGKHTVRGWCKNKRVGKQLASQKILQLLHPHVKNWGSLLRMYGRESSKMVKQETSDKSVIELQQYAKKNRPNLHILSKLQEEMKRLAAEREETRKKPKMSIVASAQPGGEPLCTVDV from the exons ATGGAGACATATGAGAGTCCCTCTCCTCTCCCGCGTGAGCCCGCAGGAGAAGCGATGATGGAGAACCGAGCTTGCCCCTTCCAAGTGCTGCCCCATGAACAGTCTCCACCACCTCCCCTGCAAACGTCCAGTGATGCAGAGGTAATGGACGTTGGCTCTGGTGGTGATGGACAGTCCGAACCTCCTGCCGAGGACCCATTCAACTTCTACGGagcttctcttctctccaaaGGATCCTTCTCTAAGGGCCGCCTCCTCATAGACCCGAACTGTAGTGGCCACAGCCCGCGCACTGCCCGGCACGCACCCGCAGTCCGGAAGTTCTCCCCTGACCTTAAGTTGCTTAAGGATGTAAAGATTAGTGTGAGCTTTACTGAGAGCTGTAGGAGTAAGGACAGGAAGGTGCTGTACACAGGAGTAGAACGCAGCACTCGTGCCGAATGTAGCCTGCTCCTTAGTCCTGTCAGCGGGGACGTGCATGCTTGTCCCTTTGGCGGGAGTGTTGGTAATGGGATAGGCCTAGGGGGTGAGAGTGCAgataagaaggaggaggaaaatgagCTGGATCAGGAAAAGAGAGTGGAGTATGCAGTGCTCGATGAGTTAGAAGATTTTACTGACAATTTGGAGCTAGATGAAGAAGGAACAGGCGGGTTCACGGCTAAAGCAATCGTTCAAAGAGACAGAGTGGATGAAGAGGCCTTGAATTTCTCCTATGAG GATGACTTTGACAATGATGTGGATGCTTTGCTAGAAGAAGGTCTTTGTGCTCCCAAGAAGAGGCGAATGGAGGAAAAATACGGCGGAGACAGTGATCATCCGTCTGATGGAGAGACAAGTGTGCAGCCAATGATGACCAAGATTAAAACAGTGCTCAAGA GTCGTGGCCGTCCACCTACAGAGCCTCTGCCTGACGGATGGATCATGACTTTTCATAATTCTGGAGTCCCTGTATACCTACACAGAGAGTCTCGAGTGGTCACCTGGTCCAGACCCTACTTCTTGGGAACAGGAAGCATACGG AAACATGATCCTCCTCTAAGCAGTATCCCCTGTCTGCATTATAAGAAAATGAAGGACAATGAGGAACGGGAGCAAAACTGTGATCTCATGCCCAGTGGGGAGGTGTCACCTGTCAAGCCCCTGGGTCGATCTGCAGAGTTGGATTTCCCTTTGGAAGAACCTGACTCCATGGGTGGAGACTCAGGGTCCCTGGATGAGAAGGACCCACTAGGGGCTGAGGCAGCCCCTGGAGCCCTGGGACAAGTGAAGGCTAAAGTTGAGGTGTGCAAAGATGAATCAGTTG ATCTGGAGGAATTTCGTACTTACCTGGAGAAGCGTTTTGACTTTGAGCAAGTAACTGTGAAAAAATTCAGGACTTGGGCTGAGCGGCGCCAGTTCAACCGTGAGATGAAGCGGAAGCAGGCAGAGTCAGAGAGGCCCATCCTGCCAGCCAACCAGAAGCTCATCACTTTATCTGTGCAAGACGCACCTACAAAGAAAG AATTCGTCATCAATCCCAATGGGAAGTCTGAGGTCTGCATCCTGCACGAATACATGCAGCGTGTCCTCAAGGTCCGCCCTGTTTATAATTTCTTTGAATGTG agaaTCCAAGTGAGCCTTTTGGTGCCTCGGTGACCATTGATGGTGTGACTTACGGATCTGGAACTGCAAGCAGCAAAAAACTTGCGAAGAATAAAGCTG cccGAGCCACACTGGAAATTCTCATCCCTGACTTTGTTAAACAGACCTCTGAGGAGAAGCCCAAAGACAGTGAGGAACTGGAG TATTTTAACCACATCAGTATTGAGGATTCACGAGTCTACGAGCTGACCAGCAAGGCCGGGCTGTTGTCTCCGTATCAGATCCTCCATGAGTGCCTTAAAAG AAACCATGGAATGGGTGACACATCCATCAAGTTTGAAGTGGTTCCTGGGAAAAACCAGAAGAGTGAATATGTCATGGCATGCGGCAAACACACAGTGCGCGGGTGGT GTAAGAATAAACGAGTTGGGAAACAATTAGCCTCTCAGAAAATCCTTCAGCTGCTGCACCCACATGTCAAGAACTGGGGGTCCTTACTGCGCATGTATGGCCGTGAGAGCAGCAAAATGGTGAAGCAG GAGACCTCTGACAAGAGTGTGATAGAGCTACAGCAGTATGCCAAGAAGAACAGGCCCAACCTTCACATCCTGAGCAAGCTGCAAGAGGAGATGAAGAGGCTGGCTGCAGAGCGG GAGGAGACTCGGAAGAAGCCCAAGATGTCAATTGTTGCATCTGCCCAGCCTGGAGGTGAGCCCTTGTGCACAGTGGATGTATGA